In bacterium, one DNA window encodes the following:
- a CDS encoding DegT/DnrJ/EryC1/StrS family aminotransferase: MMVPFLDLKAQIAPLRAELDAAIADVVDNTAFILGDRLAGFERDFASFCGCREAVGVDSGTQALHLILRSMGVGEGDEVVTVPNTFIATVEAIVYTGATPVFVDVDPDTWLMDPSALAGAITPRTKAILPVHLFGNVLPWDELVAVAGDIPLVEDACQAHGARFDGRRTGSLGLAGAFSFYPGKNLGGFGDGGMVVTDDADMVALLRSLRHHGQGDKNLHDHIGYTGRLDALQAVVLDIKLKHLDTWNAKRREVAGHYRERLEGTYRMPAVVPGTEPVHHLFPIQDRDAAGLITRLKEHNVFCGRHYPVACHLQPALSGLIAEGTSYPVAEDLCENIVSLPIFAEMTHEMVDFVCDLLL; this comes from the coding sequence ATGATGGTCCCATTTCTCGACCTCAAGGCCCAGATCGCGCCGCTGCGAGCGGAACTGGACGCCGCGATCGCGGATGTCGTGGACAACACCGCGTTCATCCTCGGCGACCGATTGGCCGGCTTCGAGCGCGATTTCGCGAGCTTCTGCGGTTGCCGCGAGGCCGTGGGCGTCGATTCCGGCACCCAGGCCCTGCACCTGATCCTGCGCAGTATGGGTGTGGGGGAGGGCGACGAGGTCGTCACCGTGCCCAACACCTTCATCGCGACCGTGGAAGCGATCGTGTACACCGGTGCCACGCCCGTCTTCGTGGATGTCGATCCCGACACCTGGCTCATGGACCCGTCCGCCCTCGCAGGCGCCATCACGCCGCGCACCAAGGCCATCCTTCCCGTGCATCTTTTCGGCAACGTGTTGCCGTGGGACGAACTGGTGGCCGTGGCGGGGGATATCCCGCTGGTCGAGGATGCCTGCCAGGCTCACGGGGCTCGGTTCGACGGCCGCAGGACCGGGAGCCTGGGGCTGGCAGGTGCCTTCAGCTTCTATCCGGGCAAGAATCTCGGCGGTTTCGGGGACGGCGGCATGGTCGTGACGGACGACGCCGACATGGTCGCGCTGCTGCGCAGTCTGCGTCACCATGGCCAGGGTGATAAGAACCTGCACGACCACATCGGCTACACGGGCCGCCTCGACGCACTGCAGGCCGTCGTGCTGGACATCAAGTTGAAACATCTGGACACCTGGAACGCGAAGCGCCGGGAGGTGGCCGGACACTACCGCGAGCGTCTCGAGGGGACGTATCGCATGCCGGCCGTGGTTCCCGGAACGGAACCCGTACACCATCTTTTCCCCATCCAGGATCGCGACGCCGCAGGTCTGATCACCCGCTTGAAGGAACATAACGTGTTCTGCGGCAGGCACTACCCGGTTGCATGCCACCTCCAGCCGGCATTGAGTGGATTAATCGCCGAAGGCACATCCTACCCGGTGGCGGAAGACTTGTGTGAAAATATCGTTTCCTTGCCGATTTTTGCAGAAATGACGCATGAAATGGTAGACTTCGTGTGCGATCTTCTGCTATAA
- a CDS encoding sugar transferase: MKEDAVAFSAVAAEVVSSGPTLYLVADTSRSASFRGKLKRYSDVLLSGLAVALLSPLLLVISILVKRSSPGPILFVQERVGKDGVPFPFLKFRTMVHNSDDAIHRQFAAMFINGNEKETAQDNVFKMTDDPRVTRIGAWLRRTSLDELPQLINIIRGEMSLVGPRPPIAYELDHYQPWHHERLRVTPGLTGLWQVSGRSNVTFEEMVRLDIHYINTWSLRMDLEIMLKTLPVVLRGTGGY, translated from the coding sequence ATGAAGGAAGACGCGGTGGCTTTTTCGGCTGTTGCAGCTGAGGTTGTGTCCTCCGGTCCAACTCTCTACCTGGTAGCCGACACGTCACGATCAGCCAGTTTCCGCGGAAAGCTCAAACGCTACAGCGATGTCCTTTTATCGGGCCTCGCGGTTGCGTTGTTGTCCCCGCTGCTTCTGGTGATCTCGATCCTGGTCAAGAGATCCAGCCCCGGTCCCATCCTGTTCGTGCAGGAGAGGGTTGGCAAGGACGGGGTGCCCTTCCCGTTCCTGAAATTCCGAACCATGGTCCATAACAGCGACGACGCGATCCATCGTCAGTTCGCCGCCATGTTCATCAACGGGAACGAGAAGGAAACCGCCCAGGATAATGTCTTCAAGATGACCGATGATCCGCGCGTGACGAGGATCGGCGCCTGGCTGCGCAGGACGTCTCTGGACGAGTTGCCCCAGTTGATCAACATCATACGCGGCGAGATGAGCCTGGTCGGGCCACGACCGCCCATCGCCTACGAACTGGATCACTATCAGCCCTGGCACCACGAACGCCTGCGCGTCACGCCCGGGCTGACTGGTCTCTGGCAGGTGAGCGGTCGCAGCAACGTGACCTTCGAGGAGATGGTCCGACTGGACATCCACTACATCAACACGTGGTCCTTGCGTATGGATCTTGAGATCATGCTCAAGACGCTGCCGGTGGTTCTGAGAGGCACCGGAGGCTATTGA
- a CDS encoding Gfo/Idh/MocA family oxidoreductase — translation MLRMAAVGCGYWGPNLIRNFNNHPDVDLVAICDLKEDRRRHMAKLYPQAKVTADFADIVADDSIQAVVVATPVSTHFPLGKAVLESGKHLFIEKPMAASAEECRQLVDIAVSRRLQIMVGHIFLFVPAVRKIKDLIQSGDLGEIYYVNIQRVNLGIFQSDANVVWDLVPHDVAMLNYLFESTPTRVSATGKCFVQRDKGLEDVAFVTLEYPGSQVAHLHVSWLDPNKIRESTFVGSKKMVVYDDVAMTDKIRIYDKGVDVMPHYDGFGEFHLAYRHGDILIPKIAQLEPLKVEAGHFVDCVLGRAQPLSNGALGLQVVEVLEKACVSIKDGGSPQELTFTTV, via the coding sequence ATGCTGAGGATGGCAGCCGTGGGATGTGGCTACTGGGGGCCGAACCTCATCCGGAACTTCAACAATCATCCGGACGTGGACCTCGTCGCCATATGTGATCTCAAAGAGGACAGGCGCCGGCACATGGCCAAGCTCTATCCCCAGGCCAAGGTCACGGCGGATTTCGCGGACATCGTCGCGGACGATTCGATACAGGCCGTGGTCGTGGCGACGCCGGTCTCCACACATTTCCCGCTCGGCAAGGCCGTGCTGGAGAGCGGGAAGCATCTCTTCATCGAGAAGCCCATGGCGGCCAGCGCCGAGGAATGCCGCCAGCTGGTGGACATCGCCGTCTCCCGCAGGCTGCAGATCATGGTCGGCCACATATTCCTCTTCGTGCCCGCGGTGCGCAAGATCAAGGATCTGATCCAGAGCGGGGATCTCGGGGAGATCTACTACGTCAACATCCAGCGCGTGAACCTCGGCATCTTCCAGAGCGACGCCAACGTCGTGTGGGACCTGGTGCCCCACGACGTAGCCATGCTCAACTACCTCTTCGAATCGACACCGACCCGGGTGTCCGCCACCGGCAAGTGCTTCGTCCAGCGCGACAAGGGCCTCGAGGACGTGGCGTTCGTCACCCTGGAGTATCCCGGCTCTCAGGTGGCGCACCTGCACGTGAGCTGGCTCGATCCCAACAAGATCCGCGAATCGACCTTTGTCGGCAGCAAGAAGATGGTCGTCTATGATGACGTGGCGATGACCGACAAGATCCGGATCTACGACAAGGGCGTGGACGTCATGCCCCACTATGACGGTTTCGGCGAATTCCATCTGGCCTATCGCCATGGCGACATCCTGATCCCCAAGATCGCCCAGCTCGAACCGCTGAAGGTCGAGGCCGGGCATTTCGTGGATTGCGTCCTCGGGCGCGCCCAGCCCTTGAGCAACGGGGCGCTCGGCCTGCAGGTCGTCGAAGTGCTGGAGAAGGCGTGCGTCTCCATCAAGGATGGCGGTAGTCCGCAGGAGCTGACCTTCACTACGGTATAG
- a CDS encoding glycosyltransferase family 4 protein yields the protein MSERPLRVAMIGQKGYPPVHGGIEKHVAELVARLAPAGVEVTIYSRPHYSDAHGPTLLAGVDVRRLASIPTKHFDAISHTVACTVDAVWRGYDILHYHALGPGLLSGIPRWVAGRRTVVTVHGLDWQREKWGRVARGILRLGEHACVRLPDRTIVVSHALQQHFRERHGAETVCIPNGVSQPVLRRPRLMSSLGVRKPYILFVGRLVPEKGCHLLTGAYASLPGELRERFSLVIAGDAGFTERYADQLRKTAGEEVLFTGFVHGEVLDELYTNAELVVLPSTLEGLSIALLEGMSYGKCCLVSDIPPNTEAGGDCVPYFSSGDARALTNRMAELLAAPADRARFGAAARRRVLKAYSWQEAADATRNVYRTLMAR from the coding sequence GTGAGCGAACGACCGTTGCGCGTGGCCATGATCGGCCAGAAGGGCTACCCTCCGGTCCACGGCGGCATCGAGAAGCACGTGGCCGAGCTGGTGGCCCGGCTGGCCCCGGCCGGCGTGGAAGTCACCATCTACAGCCGTCCCCACTACAGCGACGCGCACGGCCCCACGCTGCTCGCTGGCGTCGATGTCCGGCGCCTGGCGAGCATTCCCACCAAGCACTTCGATGCCATCAGCCATACCGTCGCCTGCACCGTGGATGCCGTCTGGCGGGGGTACGACATCCTGCACTATCACGCCCTGGGACCTGGCCTGCTGTCCGGGATTCCCCGCTGGGTCGCCGGGCGCCGGACCGTCGTGACGGTGCACGGTCTGGACTGGCAACGCGAGAAATGGGGCCGGGTGGCGCGGGGCATCCTCCGCCTCGGCGAGCACGCCTGCGTCCGCTTGCCCGACCGCACCATCGTGGTATCGCACGCTCTGCAGCAGCATTTCCGGGAGCGGCACGGCGCGGAGACAGTGTGCATACCCAACGGCGTCTCGCAACCCGTCCTTCGCCGGCCCCGTCTGATGTCGAGTCTCGGCGTGCGCAAACCCTACATCCTCTTCGTGGGTCGGCTGGTGCCTGAGAAGGGCTGCCATCTGCTCACGGGCGCGTACGCGTCCCTGCCCGGGGAACTGCGCGAACGGTTCTCGCTGGTGATCGCGGGCGATGCCGGTTTCACCGAGCGATACGCCGACCAGCTGCGGAAAACGGCGGGGGAGGAAGTCCTCTTCACGGGCTTCGTGCACGGGGAGGTGCTGGACGAGTTGTACACGAACGCCGAGCTGGTCGTCCTGCCGTCCACGCTCGAAGGCCTGTCGATCGCCTTGCTCGAGGGCATGAGTTACGGGAAGTGCTGCCTGGTGAGCGATATCCCGCCGAACACGGAGGCCGGAGGCGACTGCGTCCCGTACTTCTCTTCGGGCGATGCGCGCGCCTTGACGAACCGCATGGCGGAGCTGCTCGCCGCTCCCGCCGACCGGGCGCGTTTCGGCGCTGCGGCCAGGCGCCGTGTGCTGAAGGCTTATTCCTGGCAGGAGGCGGCCGACGCCACCCGGAACGTCTACCGCACGCTCATGGCGCGGTGA
- a CDS encoding glycosyltransferase, producing the protein MRLAFLSIGRHIHTERWILWFAERGHECHLLTVQPGEIPGVAVHDIRAGSGPKPLRYAFSLRRVKTLLRDIGPDLLNTHFLTGYGYWGHFSGFHPNVLTVWGDDIYLTPHENALKRWLAERALRSCDALTGDSTDILAAAAAMGARPDRAFRVLWGVDFARFRPGSAAAWRRAQGFADDHLLYFSPRSFTQPYYNIDVVIEAAARVMSREPRARFLFSGYEGDPAPFWASAEEAGIAGVAKFLGRIPHEEFATALNAADVFISVPSVDATAVSLLEAMACGDAIVVSSLPSSVEWIRDGVSGLVVEPRDAGGLARALLRFAADADLRRACGEAALATARREAGFGQNMQHVDDIFRCLAGTGGSWPVSVVLPGLQARGGRS; encoded by the coding sequence ATGCGCCTTGCATTCCTTTCCATCGGTCGTCACATCCATACCGAGCGCTGGATACTCTGGTTCGCCGAGCGTGGGCACGAGTGCCACCTGCTGACCGTCCAGCCGGGCGAGATCCCCGGCGTCGCGGTCCACGACATCCGCGCCGGCAGCGGTCCCAAACCCCTGCGCTACGCCTTCTCCCTGCGCCGGGTCAAGACGCTGTTGCGCGATATCGGGCCCGATCTGCTCAACACGCACTTCCTGACCGGCTATGGCTATTGGGGTCACTTCAGCGGCTTCCATCCCAACGTACTCACCGTCTGGGGCGACGACATCTACCTGACGCCGCACGAGAACGCGCTGAAGCGCTGGCTCGCCGAGCGGGCGCTGCGCTCCTGCGATGCGCTGACCGGCGACTCCACGGACATCCTCGCCGCCGCCGCCGCCATGGGGGCTCGCCCCGATCGGGCGTTCCGGGTCCTGTGGGGCGTGGACTTCGCGCGTTTCCGGCCCGGATCGGCCGCGGCGTGGCGACGGGCACAGGGCTTCGCGGACGATCACCTGCTCTACTTCTCGCCGCGGTCCTTCACCCAACCCTACTACAACATCGACGTGGTGATCGAGGCCGCGGCCCGCGTGATGTCCCGGGAGCCCCGGGCGCGCTTTCTCTTCTCGGGTTACGAAGGGGATCCCGCCCCCTTCTGGGCTTCGGCAGAGGAAGCCGGCATCGCCGGCGTCGCCAAGTTCCTGGGCCGCATACCGCACGAGGAGTTCGCGACGGCTCTCAACGCGGCCGACGTCTTCATCTCGGTGCCGTCGGTCGACGCTACGGCGGTCAGCCTGCTGGAGGCGATGGCCTGTGGCGATGCCATCGTGGTCTCCAGCCTGCCCTCGTCTGTGGAGTGGATACGCGACGGCGTTTCCGGTCTGGTGGTCGAGCCGCGCGATGCCGGCGGTCTCGCCCGTGCGCTGCTGCGCTTCGCGGCGGACGCGGACCTGCGCCGTGCATGCGGCGAGGCGGCCCTGGCGACCGCCCGGCGGGAGGCGGGTTTCGGGCAGAACATGCAGCACGTGGACGACATCTTCCGCTGCCTGGCCGGCACGGGGGGTTCCTGGCCGGTGTCCGTCGTCTTGCCGGGCCTGCAGGCACGGGGGGGACGGTCATGA
- a CDS encoding glycosyltransferase — MSMRLSVVVPTHDKLSQLKRSLAALAAQTLPAAEWELLVVDDGSGDGTAAWLETASESWSGRLRVVSPGRNLGRAAARNLGGGEAAGEWILFLDDDIVAPPTLLASHVDLLANHPGCGVIGLVRTAREVIDGPHFHYIDSRGVAKVSGELVPARYLVTQNTSFPRAAFVAVGGFDVRFSAYGFEDMELGFRLEDEQGIRFLPLREPVPEHIHHHGLGAWLAKKRECGHGPLQLLAELHPSRLPEMKLDLVMDVSGGGRAPWHVRVARTLALGPVRTLFESVARNWPTAKSYAPVLFPLYAKLLDVLVLAAYCQGLSEFGRTDGKD, encoded by the coding sequence ATGAGCATGCGGCTCAGCGTGGTCGTGCCGACCCATGACAAGCTGTCCCAACTGAAGCGCTCTCTCGCGGCGTTGGCAGCGCAGACCCTGCCCGCTGCGGAGTGGGAGCTGCTGGTCGTCGATGATGGCTCTGGCGACGGCACCGCCGCCTGGCTCGAGACCGCGTCGGAAAGCTGGTCCGGCCGGCTGCGCGTCGTCTCGCCGGGGCGCAACCTGGGCCGGGCCGCAGCCCGCAACCTGGGCGGGGGAGAGGCAGCGGGAGAGTGGATCCTCTTCCTGGACGACGACATCGTCGCACCGCCCACCCTGCTGGCTTCCCACGTCGACCTACTCGCGAACCATCCCGGCTGCGGAGTCATCGGTCTGGTCCGGACCGCGCGCGAAGTCATCGACGGCCCGCATTTCCATTACATCGACTCGCGTGGCGTCGCCAAGGTGAGCGGGGAGCTAGTGCCCGCTCGTTATCTCGTCACACAGAACACCTCGTTTCCCCGCGCAGCCTTCGTCGCCGTGGGCGGTTTCGACGTGAGGTTCTCGGCATACGGTTTCGAGGACATGGAGCTGGGATTCCGTCTGGAGGACGAGCAGGGCATCCGTTTCCTGCCGTTGCGCGAGCCTGTCCCCGAGCACATCCATCATCATGGGCTCGGGGCGTGGCTGGCCAAGAAGCGGGAATGCGGACACGGCCCGCTGCAACTGCTCGCGGAGCTGCACCCGTCCCGCCTGCCGGAGATGAAGCTGGATCTGGTGATGGACGTTTCCGGCGGCGGGCGCGCACCCTGGCACGTGAGGGTCGCCCGTACCCTGGCCCTGGGCCCCGTGCGCACCCTGTTCGAATCGGTCGCCCGCAACTGGCCCACAGCCAAGTCGTACGCCCCCGTGCTGTTTCCCCTCTATGCAAAACTGTTGGATGTACTGGTCCTTGCGGCCTACTGCCAGGGCTTGTCAGAATTCGGCCGTACTGATGGCAAAGACTGA